The following are from one region of the Ornithorhynchus anatinus isolate Pmale09 chromosome X1, mOrnAna1.pri.v4, whole genome shotgun sequence genome:
- the DDX28 gene encoding probable ATP-dependent RNA helicase DDX28, which yields MGLRLPAALFPRRGPEAGAAGAQLAVIRIPRALQLRRERAPGSPGSRFPQPGLSRPGRLLINARRPQLNQPANLTLGRWDSATLASAGWKHRKALGDYFVIERSQDEPPALGQAPESGEGFGALGLEPALLEALRLAAPSALRPTAVQLRAIPALLRGRHTLLAAETGSGKTLGYLLPLMQRLLHRPPPSRAAARRGPAEPRGLVLVPSRELADQVWAVLDALRPTLDLSVRKIGGGHRRSGIGPRPAGASRLDVLVATPGALGMALKRRQVTLRGLCFLVLDEADTLLDQSFLELVDYILRKSPVAPDPTGVAPKAQLVLVAATLPQGIGRLLEGFAEPGRLAAVTSPRLHRVTPNVSQRFLRLKGAAKAAELLQILKQRSKGGPDPTGAVVVFCNTSGTVNWLGHVLDEHNVRYLKLQGEMPAALRAGVFKSFQEGFRDILLCTDIASRGLDSIRVELVVNYDFPLTLQDYIHRAGRVGRVGSVAPGSVISFVTHRWDVDLVQKIELSARRRKCLPGLDTEVKKLMS from the coding sequence ATGGGCCTGCGCCTGCCGGCCGCTCTCTTCCCGCGGCGCGGGCCGGAGGCCGGCGCGGCCGGGGCCCAGCTGGCGGTGATCCGGATCCCGCGGGCCCTCCAGCTGCGGCGGGAGCGGGCCCCCGGGAGCCCGGGCTCCAGGTTcccgcagcccgggctctcgcgGCCGGGCCGGCTGCTCATCAACGCGCGGCGGCCGCAGTTGAACCAGCCGGCGAACCTCACCTTGGGCCGCTGGGACAGCGCGACTCTGGCCTCGGCTGGCTGGAAGCACCGAAAGGCGCTCGGCGACTACTTCGTCATCGAGCGGTCGCAGGACGAGCCCCCCGCCCTGGGCCAGGCGCCCGAGTCCGGGGAGGGCTTCGGGGCCCTGGGGCTGGAACCGGCCTTGCTGGAGGCCCTGAGGCTGGccgcgccctccgccctccgccccacCGCCGTCCAGCTCCGCGCCATCCCCGCGCTGCTCCGCGGCCGCCACACGCTGCTCGCCGCCGAAACGGGCAGCGGCAAGACCCTGGGCTACCTGCTGCCGCTCATGCAGCGCCTCCTGCACCGGCCTCCGCCGAGCCGGGCGGCCGCCCGCCGCGGGCCCGCCGAGCCCCGGGGCCTGGTGCTGGTGCCTTCGCGAGAACTGGCCGACCAAGTGTGGGCCGTGCTCGACGCCCTCCGCCCCACCCTGGACCTGTCCGTGCGGAAGATCGGCGGCGGCCACCGGAGGAGCGGCAtcgggccccggccggccggggcctCCCGCCTGGACGTGCTGGTGGCAACCCCCGGAGCCCTGGGGATGGCGCTGAAGCGGCGCCAGGTCACCCTCCGGGGCCTCTGCTTCCTCGTCCTAGACGAAGCCGACACCCTCCTGGACCAGAGCTTCCTGGAGCTGGTCGACTACATCCTGCGGAAAAGCCCCGTGGCCCCAGATCCCACCGGCGTCGCCCCCAAAGCCCAGCTGGTGCTGGTGGCCGCCACGCTGCCCCAGGGTATCGGCCGGCTGCTGGAAGGCTTCGCGGAGCCGGGCCGGCTCGCCGCCGTCACCAGCCCCCGGCTGCACCGCGTCACGCCCAACGTGTCGCAGAGGTTCCTGCGGCTCAAGGGAGCGGCCAAGGCCGCCGAGCTCCTGCAGATCCTCAAGCAGCGCTCGAAGGGCGGGCCTGACCCGACGGGGGCCGTGGTGGTGTTCTGCAATACTTCCGGCACTGTGAATTGGCTGGGCCACGTCCTGGACGAGCATAACGTCAGATATTTGAAGCTGCAGGGGGAGATGCCGGCCGCCCTGCGGGCCGGCGTCTTCAAGTCCTTCCAGGAAGGCTTTCGGGACATCCTGCTCTGCACCGACATCGCTTCCAGGGGTCTGGACAGCATCCGGGTTGAACTGGTCGTCAATTACGATTTCCCCCTCACCCTGCAGGACTACATCCACCGGGCGGGGCGAGTCGGGCGGGTGGGCAGCGTGGCGCCAGGCTCCGTGATTAGCTTCGTGACCCATCGCTGGGATGTGGACCTGGTCCAGAAAATCGAGTTGTCCGCCCGCCGGAGAAAATGCCTCCCGGGGTTGGACACCGAGGTGAAGAAGCTTATGAGTTAG